One genomic segment of Micromonospora sp. WMMC415 includes these proteins:
- a CDS encoding IS1 family transposase, translating to MSDSRSVPLYCPYCGEEDLRPSEAGHGAWECHACARVFTVRFTGLLSKAVTR from the coding sequence ATGAGCGATTCCAGGTCCGTGCCGCTGTACTGCCCGTACTGCGGGGAGGAGGACCTGCGGCCGAGCGAGGCCGGTCACGGCGCCTGGGAGTGCCACGCCTGCGCCCGGGTCTTCACCGTCCGGTTCACCGGCCTGCTCTCGAAGGCGGTGACCCGATGA